A single Notoacmeibacter ruber DNA region contains:
- the rlmN gene encoding 23S rRNA (adenine(2503)-C(2))-methyltransferase RlmN, whose product MAVSIDLTDPKTREDLAAPVVASARAATAEKPALIGMNRDEMAAALGEVGVPERQRRMRVSQLWHWLYVRGVSDFSDMSNVSKDLRTKLAERYTISRPEIVEERISEDGTRKWLFRFPARGAGRPVEVETVYIPEEDRGTLCISSQVGCTLTCSFCHTGTQRLVRNLTAEEILSQLLTARDRLGDFPEKDTPAGGIVPAEGRKVTNIVMMGMGEPLYNFEAVKKALLIASDGEGLSLSKRRITLSTSGVVPEIYRTGEEIGVMLAISLHACNDELRDVLVPINKKYPLEKLMEACRAYPGLSNARRITFEYVMIKGVNDSMADARDLVKLLKGVPAKVNLIPFNPWPGSSYECSEWEQIEAFADFLNAAGYASPIRTPRGRDILAACGQLKSESERMRKAERLKLEGLMVAGHGAD is encoded by the coding sequence ATGGCCGTTTCCATCGACCTGACCGATCCGAAAACGCGAGAGGATCTTGCCGCGCCCGTGGTTGCCTCGGCACGCGCCGCGACGGCCGAAAAGCCGGCGCTGATCGGCATGAACCGCGATGAGATGGCCGCTGCCCTTGGCGAGGTGGGAGTGCCCGAGCGCCAGAGACGGATGCGGGTCAGCCAGCTCTGGCACTGGCTCTATGTGCGGGGGGTTTCGGATTTCTCCGACATGTCGAATGTCAGCAAGGATCTGCGGACCAAACTGGCCGAGCGCTATACCATTTCACGTCCCGAGATCGTCGAAGAGCGAATCTCCGAAGATGGTACGCGCAAATGGCTGTTTCGCTTTCCCGCCCGTGGTGCAGGCCGGCCGGTGGAGGTCGAGACGGTCTATATCCCCGAAGAGGACCGCGGCACGCTGTGCATATCCTCCCAGGTGGGCTGCACGCTGACCTGCTCCTTCTGCCACACCGGTACGCAGCGTCTGGTGCGCAATCTTACCGCCGAAGAAATCCTCTCCCAGCTTCTGACGGCCCGCGACCGCCTTGGTGACTTCCCTGAAAAGGATACGCCTGCCGGCGGCATCGTGCCGGCGGAAGGTCGTAAGGTCACCAATATCGTCATGATGGGGATGGGCGAGCCCCTCTACAATTTCGAGGCCGTGAAGAAGGCGCTTCTGATCGCCTCGGATGGTGAAGGCCTGTCGCTCAGCAAGCGCCGCATCACACTATCCACCTCTGGTGTGGTTCCGGAAATCTACCGTACCGGCGAAGAGATCGGCGTCATGCTGGCGATCAGCCTGCACGCCTGTAATGACGAATTGCGCGACGTTCTCGTGCCGATCAACAAGAAGTATCCGCTGGAAAAGCTGATGGAGGCGTGCCGCGCCTATCCGGGCCTCTCCAATGCGCGCCGCATCACCTTCGAATATGTGATGATCAAGGGCGTAAACGACAGCATGGCGGACGCCCGCGATCTGGTTAAACTCCTGAAGGGCGTCCCAGCGAAGGTCAACTTGATCCCCTTCAATCCCTGGCCGGGCAGTTCCTATGAGTGTTCCGAATGGGAGCAGATTGAAGCTTTCGCCGATTTTCTCAACGCCGCCGGGTATGCCTCACCCATCCGCACACCACGCGGTCGCGATATTCTGGCAGCCTGCGGCCAGCTCAAGAGCGAGAGTGAACGTATGCGCAAGGCCGAACGCCTGAAGCTCGAGGGGCTGATGGTCGCGGGCCACGGCGCCGACTGA
- a CDS encoding mechanosensitive ion channel family protein produces the protein MHRYLFHALRPLLCLLILLSGLAAPALAQLPNMSGNPPSEQEETVTDAFGRTTPRGTVQGYLAAMAQNDPIQAGRFLQVEPGSARAETLAEQLRTVLDRSGRLAPVSEINNTNEGASGDGLEGDLDQVGIISSPDGDVPLLVRRIQQDGHAVWVVADETLKALPKLANQSVATLIERYTPSSLKGYELLGIPAGDWAAVPVLAFLTFLIGWCLAWALTAFAINTWLRRAPAETRDEARRVRVPLAFLFSNGLFRFACLGLGVSVIARQWTFQLYDIIAILSLVWIVFIVTSAVARRLLDTMTRREKTSAISGTKLITRLINAVALFIGLFQILDMLGFDVGTGLAALGIGGLALALGAQKTIENLVGSVMLVVDQPIRVGDLCQFEGVFGTVEDIGIRSTRVRTLEHTVVTIPNGAFSSMQIENFTRKERFLFHHQFGVRYETTAEEIERVRQALKAYLKEHPAIQDDDPAVRFLNFGADSLTMEIFVYIETRSIPKFFDYQTELLMGVMNTVQGEGVEFAFPSQTVYLSRDSRAPANFLGGKPESTARENKPPSA, from the coding sequence ATGCATCGATACCTTTTTCACGCTCTCCGTCCGCTTCTCTGCCTCCTGATCCTCCTGAGCGGCCTTGCCGCACCGGCTCTGGCACAATTGCCGAACATGAGCGGCAATCCACCGTCCGAACAGGAGGAAACGGTCACCGATGCATTCGGCCGCACCACCCCCCGAGGCACGGTGCAGGGCTATCTCGCGGCGATGGCCCAGAACGATCCGATCCAGGCCGGACGATTTCTACAGGTGGAACCAGGCTCCGCCAGGGCTGAGACACTCGCAGAGCAGTTGAGAACTGTTCTTGACCGCTCCGGACGCCTCGCGCCGGTGTCAGAGATCAACAACACGAATGAAGGTGCAAGCGGCGACGGGCTGGAAGGCGATCTCGATCAGGTCGGCATTATCAGTTCCCCCGATGGCGATGTACCCCTTCTCGTCCGGCGGATTCAGCAGGACGGCCATGCCGTTTGGGTGGTCGCTGACGAAACGCTGAAAGCGCTGCCCAAACTGGCCAACCAGTCCGTTGCCACACTGATCGAGCGCTATACGCCTTCGAGCCTGAAAGGCTATGAACTGCTTGGCATACCAGCCGGCGACTGGGCGGCGGTGCCGGTGCTGGCGTTTCTAACCTTTCTGATCGGCTGGTGCCTGGCCTGGGCGCTGACCGCCTTCGCGATCAACACATGGCTGCGGCGCGCGCCGGCGGAGACGCGCGACGAAGCGCGGCGCGTCCGCGTGCCACTCGCCTTCCTCTTTTCCAACGGCCTCTTTCGGTTCGCCTGTCTCGGCCTAGGCGTTTCGGTCATCGCCCGGCAATGGACCTTCCAGCTTTACGATATCATCGCGATCCTTTCCCTCGTCTGGATCGTCTTCATCGTGACCTCGGCCGTTGCACGCCGTCTGCTCGATACGATGACGCGGCGCGAGAAGACATCGGCCATCTCCGGCACCAAGCTGATAACGCGGCTTATCAACGCCGTCGCCCTCTTCATCGGTCTCTTTCAGATTCTCGACATGCTCGGTTTCGATGTGGGTACGGGCCTGGCTGCTCTCGGTATCGGTGGTCTGGCCCTCGCGCTCGGCGCGCAGAAGACGATCGAGAACCTCGTCGGCTCCGTCATGTTGGTCGTCGATCAGCCAATCCGCGTCGGCGATCTCTGCCAGTTCGAAGGCGTCTTCGGCACAGTTGAGGATATCGGCATTCGTTCGACCCGCGTGCGCACGCTCGAACACACCGTCGTCACGATTCCGAACGGCGCGTTCTCATCCATGCAGATCGAGAACTTTACCCGGAAGGAGCGGTTTCTTTTCCACCATCAGTTCGGCGTGCGCTACGAAACGACCGCCGAGGAGATCGAACGTGTTCGTCAGGCGCTCAAGGCCTATCTGAAGGAGCATCCCGCCATTCAGGACGACGATCCGGCAGTCCGTTTTCTGAACTTCGGTGCCGACAGCCTGACGATGGAGATCTTCGTCTATATCGAGACGCGCTCGATCCCGAAATTTTTCGATTATCAGACGGAATTGCTGATGGGCGTCATGAACACCGTCCAGGGTGAGGGCGTCGAATTCGCCTTCCCGTCCCAGACAGTCTATCTGTCGCGCGACAGCCGAGCCCCGGCGAACTTCCTGGG